Genomic window (Arcobacter aquimarinus):
AGGGTAGAGATGGTGCTAAAATGGCACTTACTATCACAGGAGCTGGTGGTCTTGCTATGCTTGCTGGAGTAATGTTACTTGGGCATATTGTTGGAAGTTACAATCTAAGTGAAATACTTGCAAATGGTGAACTTATCAAAAATCACACACTTTATACTCCTATTATTATTCTTATTTTACTTGGTGTATTTACAAAATCAGCACAATTTCCTTTCCATTTTTGGTTACCTCATGCAATGGCAGCACCAACTCCGGTATCTGCATACTTACACTCAGCAACAATGGTAAAAGCTGGAATATTCCTACTAGCAAGATTATATCCATCTTTAAGTGGAACAACAGAATGGATTGTTTTAGTTAGTTTTGCTGGTATGGCTACACTTTTAATTGGTGCTTTTACTGCTATGTTTAAACATGATTTAAAAGGTTTATTAGCATATTCAACAATAAGTCATTTAGGTTTAATCACTCTTTTATTTGGATTTTCAACTCCTCTTGCTGCTGTTGCTGCTATATTTCATATCATAAATCACGCAACTTTTAAAGCCTCACTTTTTATGGTTGCTGGAATTGTTGACCATGAAACAGGTACAAGAGATATGAGAAAATTAAGTGGTCTTTGGGCATTTATGCCTCATACAGCTACATTAGCTATGGTTGCAGCTTCAGCCATGGCTGGAGTTCCTTTATTAAATGGTTTTTTATCAAAAGAGATGTTTTTTGAAAGAGCTTTAGATGGAACGACTAGTTTTAGTTTACTAATTCCTATTTTAGCAACTATTGCTGGTATTTTTTCAGTTGCTTATTCTTTAAGATTTATACATGATGTGTTTTTTAATGGAAAAACAAAAGATTTACCTAAAACTCCTCATGAACCACCAAGATTTATGAAAATTCCTGTTGATTTATTGGTGATTATCTGTTTTGCTGTAGGAACTGTTCCTATGTTTACAGTTGCTCCTATGTTAGCAGTTGCAGTAATGGGTTCATTACAAACAGAATTACCACACTATTCGCTTGCTATTTGGCACGGATTTAATCTTCCATTAATTATGAGTATAATAGCTTTTGCTGGTGGTATTTTATTATATACACAAAGAAAGATAACTTTTGCTCTATATGAAAAATACTTAGAAAAAATTGATGCTAGAATTCCTTTTAATTTATTGATGAATTCAATTTTTGCACTTTCGCATAAAGTAACAGCTTCTTTTGATAAGAGTTCATTACAAAGTATGATAGCTTGGTTTATATGTGCCTCAATTATTATTGGCTTTTTTGGATTTACTTATGGAAATTCACCATTATTTGGAAATAGAGAATTTTTAAGTGTAGATTGGATTAGTATAATAGCGGCTGGAATTTTAATATTTGCAACTTTTGCAACAGCATTTTTACACCATAGAAGACTTTTATCTTTGATTACTATTGGAGTAGTTGGATTAATCGTGTCATTAATTTTTATTAAATTCTCAGCTCCTGATTTAGCATTAACTCAATTGAGTGTTGAAGTTGTAACTATTGTTTTAATTTTATTAGCATTATATTATTTACCTCAAACAACACCTAAAGAATCATCTAAATTAAGAATTAATAGAGATATTATAATTTCTGTTTTAGCTGCTATTGGGGTATTTGTGTTAACTTTAGCTGTATTAAGTAGAGAATATACAACTATTGGTCAATATTTCCTAGAAAATTCTGTAAGCGGTGGTGGTGGAACAAATGTTGTAAACGTTATTTTAGTTGACTTTAGAGGATTTGATACATTAGGTGAAATTACAGTTCTTGCAATTGCAGGACTTGGGATTTTTGCTATGCTTCAAGGACTTAAACTATACACACCAAAATATGATGAAAAAGGTTTTGCTTGGTCAAATGATATGCATCCTCCAATGATGCAAACAGTTACAAGACTAGTTTTACCTTTAATGCTAATGGTATCTGTTTATATTTTCCTAAGAGGTCATAACTTACCAGGTGGTGGATTTATAGCAGGACTTATTGCGGCCGTTGCTTTAATCGTTCAATATTTAGCAAATGGAATTGAATGGACAAAAGCAAAACTAAAATTTGAAAAAGAATCACTTATTGCTTATGGATTATTAGTAGCAACTCTAACAGGACTTGTATCTACTTTCTTAGGATATCCATTCTTAACATCAACATTTAGCCATTTACATTGGCCAGTTGTTGGAGAATTTGAAGTAGCAAGTGCTATTGCATTTGATCTTGGAGTATTCTTAGTTGTTGTTGGTTCTACTGTTTTAATATTAGTTCAGCTAGGACAATTAAGTAAAAATTCTCACTCATTTAGTGAAAAAATAAAAGATGAAGAAGGTAAAAACTAATGGAAATATTACTAGCTTTAATCATTGCAATTCTTACAGGTGTTGGTGTTTTTTTAACACTAAGAGCTAGAACTTATCCTGTAGTTTTAGGTTTAACTATGTTAGCTTACGCCGTTAACTTATTTTTATTTGTTATGGGAAGATTAAATATCAATATGGCTGCTATTATTCAAAATGATATAACAAACTATACAGACCCTATTCCTCAAGCTTTAGTTTTAACAGCAATAGTAATCAGTTTTGGAATGACTGCTTTTGTTATTGTTTTATCTCTTAAAGCTTATGGTGAAATGAATAGCGACCATGTTGATGGTAAAACTATTGAAACAAAAGGAGAAAATAAATGATGCATACTCCTATTTTAACAGTTCTTCTTCCTTTAATAGTAGGTTTCATTCTTTTAATTGTTAAAAGATATGGTTTAAAAACTCAACAAGTAATATCTTTATTAGCTGTTGCTACATTAATTTTTATCTCTATTTTTTCATTTATAAAAACTTCAACACAAGGTATACTTGTTTATAGTTTAGGAAACTGGGAAGCACCTTTTGGTATTGTTTTGGTTTTAGACCAATTTTCAATTTTAATGGTACTTATAACTTCTTTATTAGCTTTTGGAGCTTTATGGTATGCAATAAGTGAAGATATAGATAAAAAAGGTGCACATTTTCATCCTTTATATCAATTACAACTTTTTGGAATAAATGGAGCTTTTTTAACAGGAGATTTATTTAACCTTTTTGTTTTCTTTGAAATTTTACTACTTGCAAGTTATAGTTTATTACTTCATGGTCAAGGAGAAGGAAGAACAAAAGCAGGACTTCATTATGTAATACTAAATCTTGTAGGTTCAACTCTATTTTTATTTGCAGTTGGAACTTTATATGGAATATTAGGAACTTTAAATATCGCAGATATGGCTCAAAAAGTTGCAACTTTAAGTCCTGATAATGTTGGAGTTGTAGCTGCTGCTGGTCTTTTACTTTTAGTAGTGTTTGGATTAAAAGCTGCTATGTTCCCTCTATATTTATGGTTACCAAATGCTTATGGAAGAACAAGTGCTCCTATTGCTGCATTATTTGCAATTATGACAAAAGTTGGAATTTATTCAATTATAAGAGTTCATGGTACTATTTTTGGAGCAAATGCTCAAGAATTAGCTTTTTATCATACTCCTTGGGTTTTATATATTGGATTAATCACTCTTATTTTAGCAACTTTTGGAGTTTTAAGTGCAAAAGAGATTAGAAATCAAATAGCTTATTTAGTTTTAGTATCTGTTAGTATTCTTTTAGTAGCTATTGGAATTAACTCAAAAGAAGCATTAAGTGGAGCTATTTATTATATGATTCACTCTACACTTTTAGCTGGTGGATTCTTCTTAGTTGCAGATATTATATTAAAAGCAAGAACAAGTGGCTGTCTTGAAACACGAATGCCAATTTTTCAAAAAGCAATAATTATAGGAAGTTTATTTTTTGTATTTGCAATTGCATTAGCTGGACTTCCACCATTATCAGGTTTTTTTGGGAAAATTATGATTTTAAATGCTGCAATTGAACATAAACAAACAGCTTTAATTTTAACTACTATTTTAGTAAGTAGTTTACTTGTTATTGTGGCTTTAGCAAAAAGTGGAACAACTATATTTTATGATACAACACCAAATGTTCAATCAACACAATACAAGTTATCAAAATCAACTTTAGCATCTGTTTTTTACCTATTCGCTTTTGCTCCTATTTTAGTAATTTTTGCAAATCCAATGACGGAAATAACAAATCAAATAGCTACTAATCTATTTGATACAACAAACTATTTATCAACTGTGTTGAATCTAAACGCAAGGCCTTAATATGAAAAATAAAAATAGTTTTTTACCTCATCCAATTTT
Coding sequences:
- a CDS encoding monovalent cation/H+ antiporter subunit A; its protein translation is MLETIGLPIIALLPFIGAPIVAYLATYNRLAAAWGAGIITVMAFSVLLLYIKLPFEGITTIQSWTWIESIGLQFAFRLDGLGLLFACLILGIGLLVIIYARYYISAKDCMGRFYSYLLLFMGSMLGIVLSENIIQLVVFWELTSLSSFLLISYWQHKKEGRDGAKMALTITGAGGLAMLAGVMLLGHIVGSYNLSEILANGELIKNHTLYTPIIILILLGVFTKSAQFPFHFWLPHAMAAPTPVSAYLHSATMVKAGIFLLARLYPSLSGTTEWIVLVSFAGMATLLIGAFTAMFKHDLKGLLAYSTISHLGLITLLFGFSTPLAAVAAIFHIINHATFKASLFMVAGIVDHETGTRDMRKLSGLWAFMPHTATLAMVAASAMAGVPLLNGFLSKEMFFERALDGTTSFSLLIPILATIAGIFSVAYSLRFIHDVFFNGKTKDLPKTPHEPPRFMKIPVDLLVIICFAVGTVPMFTVAPMLAVAVMGSLQTELPHYSLAIWHGFNLPLIMSIIAFAGGILLYTQRKITFALYEKYLEKIDARIPFNLLMNSIFALSHKVTASFDKSSLQSMIAWFICASIIIGFFGFTYGNSPLFGNREFLSVDWISIIAAGILIFATFATAFLHHRRLLSLITIGVVGLIVSLIFIKFSAPDLALTQLSVEVVTIVLILLALYYLPQTTPKESSKLRINRDIIISVLAAIGVFVLTLAVLSREYTTIGQYFLENSVSGGGGTNVVNVILVDFRGFDTLGEITVLAIAGLGIFAMLQGLKLYTPKYDEKGFAWSNDMHPPMMQTVTRLVLPLMLMVSVYIFLRGHNLPGGGFIAGLIAAVALIVQYLANGIEWTKAKLKFEKESLIAYGLLVATLTGLVSTFLGYPFLTSTFSHLHWPVVGEFEVASAIAFDLGVFLVVVGSTVLILVQLGQLSKNSHSFSEKIKDEEGKN
- a CDS encoding Na+/H+ antiporter subunit C, translated to MEILLALIIAILTGVGVFLTLRARTYPVVLGLTMLAYAVNLFLFVMGRLNINMAAIIQNDITNYTDPIPQALVLTAIVISFGMTAFVIVLSLKAYGEMNSDHVDGKTIETKGENK
- a CDS encoding monovalent cation/H+ antiporter subunit D; this translates as MMHTPILTVLLPLIVGFILLIVKRYGLKTQQVISLLAVATLIFISIFSFIKTSTQGILVYSLGNWEAPFGIVLVLDQFSILMVLITSLLAFGALWYAISEDIDKKGAHFHPLYQLQLFGINGAFLTGDLFNLFVFFEILLLASYSLLLHGQGEGRTKAGLHYVILNLVGSTLFLFAVGTLYGILGTLNIADMAQKVATLSPDNVGVVAAAGLLLLVVFGLKAAMFPLYLWLPNAYGRTSAPIAALFAIMTKVGIYSIIRVHGTIFGANAQELAFYHTPWVLYIGLITLILATFGVLSAKEIRNQIAYLVLVSVSILLVAIGINSKEALSGAIYYMIHSTLLAGGFFLVADIILKARTSGCLETRMPIFQKAIIIGSLFFVFAIALAGLPPLSGFFGKIMILNAAIEHKQTALILTTILVSSLLVIVALAKSGTTIFYDTTPNVQSTQYKLSKSTLASVFYLFAFAPILVIFANPMTEITNQIATNLFDTTNYLSTVLNLNARP